From Eleftheria terrae, the proteins below share one genomic window:
- the rnr gene encoding ribonuclease R gives MSEVEGTVQGHRDGHGFVQREDGESDVYLSPQEMRAVLHRDRVRARIIRYDRKGRPEGRVLEIVERRKSPIIGRLLHESGVWVVAPEDKRYGQDILIPKNATAKAQAGQVVAVELTEPPSLYSQPVGRVTEVLGEIDDPGMEIEIAVRKYEVPHQFSPETLAEAGRLPDSIRAADCKHRIDLRDVPLVTIDGEDARDFDDAVYCEPAKVGRAKGWRLVVAIADVSHYVKPGEPLDRDAYERATSVYFPRRVIPMLPEKLSNGLCSLNPEEDRLAMVCDMLITAKGELHAYQFFPAVMNSHARFTYTEVAAILSNTRGPEAERRRELVPHLLNLHEVYRALLRARAERGAVDFETTETQIVCDDNGRIEKIVPRVRNEAHRLIEEAMLAANVCSADFIERAKHPGLFRVHEGPTPEKKAVLQNYLKALGLGLGVSDDPKPAEFQAIAQATKERPDAQQIHSMLLRSMQQAIYTPANSGHFGLAYEAYTHFTSPIRRYPDLLVHRVIKALLLGKRYHLSGVAEDDVPAKRGARKAAQSDAAQWEAAGLHCSTCERRADEASRDVEAWLKCRYMREHLGEEFSGTVSAVTSFGLFVQLDALYVEGLVHITELGGEYYRFDEVRQELRGERTGVRYAVGARVRVQVSRVDLDGRKIDFRMVRETADERLLSRAMREKSGGGGGKQAELKGVQDADRELKARGRAAGKGRSAASKPRTAQAPKSAAKKTRRS, from the coding sequence ATGAGCGAAGTTGAAGGCACCGTGCAGGGCCATCGCGACGGCCATGGCTTCGTGCAGCGAGAGGACGGCGAATCCGACGTCTACCTCTCGCCGCAGGAGATGCGGGCGGTGCTGCACCGTGACCGGGTGCGCGCGCGCATCATTCGATACGACCGCAAGGGCCGCCCCGAGGGGCGGGTGCTCGAGATCGTCGAGCGCCGCAAGTCGCCCATCATCGGCCGGCTGTTGCATGAGAGCGGCGTCTGGGTGGTGGCGCCCGAGGACAAGCGCTACGGCCAGGACATCCTGATCCCCAAGAACGCGACGGCGAAGGCGCAGGCAGGCCAGGTGGTGGCGGTGGAGCTGACCGAGCCGCCATCGCTGTACTCCCAGCCGGTGGGGCGGGTCACGGAGGTGCTCGGCGAGATCGACGATCCCGGCATGGAGATCGAGATCGCGGTGCGCAAGTACGAAGTGCCCCACCAGTTTTCGCCCGAGACGCTGGCCGAGGCGGGCCGACTGCCGGACAGCATCCGCGCAGCAGACTGCAAGCACCGCATTGACCTGCGCGATGTGCCGCTGGTGACCATCGACGGCGAGGACGCCCGCGACTTCGACGATGCGGTCTACTGCGAGCCGGCCAAGGTGGGCCGTGCCAAGGGCTGGCGGCTGGTGGTCGCGATCGCTGACGTGAGCCATTATGTGAAGCCGGGCGAGCCGCTCGACCGCGATGCGTATGAGCGGGCCACCTCGGTGTACTTCCCGCGCCGTGTGATTCCGATGCTGCCGGAGAAGCTGTCCAACGGGCTGTGTTCCCTCAACCCGGAGGAGGACCGCCTGGCGATGGTGTGCGACATGCTCATCACCGCCAAGGGCGAGCTGCATGCGTACCAGTTCTTCCCGGCGGTGATGAACTCGCATGCCCGCTTCACCTATACCGAGGTGGCGGCCATCCTGAGCAACACCCGCGGCCCCGAGGCCGAGCGCCGGCGCGAACTGGTCCCGCACCTGCTGAACCTGCACGAGGTCTACCGCGCGCTGCTGCGCGCCCGCGCGGAGCGCGGTGCGGTCGACTTCGAGACCACCGAGACCCAGATCGTCTGCGACGACAACGGCCGCATCGAGAAGATCGTGCCGCGCGTGCGCAACGAAGCACACCGCCTCATCGAGGAAGCCATGTTGGCGGCCAATGTCTGCTCGGCCGACTTCATCGAGCGGGCCAAGCACCCCGGCCTCTTCCGGGTGCACGAAGGGCCTACCCCCGAGAAGAAGGCGGTGCTGCAGAACTACCTGAAGGCACTTGGCCTGGGCCTGGGCGTCAGCGACGATCCCAAGCCAGCCGAGTTTCAGGCCATCGCGCAGGCCACCAAGGAGCGGCCGGACGCACAGCAGATCCACTCGATGCTGCTGCGCTCGATGCAGCAGGCCATCTACACCCCGGCCAACAGCGGCCACTTCGGCCTGGCCTACGAGGCCTATACGCACTTCACCAGCCCCATCCGCCGCTATCCCGACCTGCTGGTGCACCGCGTCATCAAGGCCCTGCTGCTCGGCAAGCGCTATCACCTGAGCGGAGTGGCGGAGGATGACGTGCCAGCCAAGCGAGGCGCCCGCAAGGCCGCTCAGAGCGACGCTGCCCAGTGGGAGGCCGCCGGGCTGCACTGCAGCACCTGCGAGCGCCGGGCCGACGAGGCCTCGCGTGACGTCGAGGCCTGGCTCAAGTGCCGCTACATGCGCGAGCACCTCGGCGAGGAGTTCAGCGGGACGGTCAGCGCCGTGACGAGCTTCGGCCTGTTCGTGCAGCTGGATGCGCTCTATGTGGAGGGCCTGGTGCACATCACCGAGCTGGGCGGCGAGTACTACCGGTTCGATGAAGTGCGGCAGGAGTTGCGGGGCGAACGCACGGGCGTGCGCTATGCGGTGGGCGCACGGGTGCGGGTGCAGGTCAGCCGGGTGGACCTGGACGGCCGCAAGATCGACTTTCGCATGGTGCGCGAGACCGCCGACGAGCGCCTGCTGAGCCGGGCCATGCGCGAGAAGTCCGGTGGTGGCGGCGGCAAGCAGGCCGAGCTCAAGGGCGTGCAGGACGCTGATCGCGAGCTGAAGGCGCGTGGCCGCGCGGCCGGCAAGGGACGCAGTGCGGCCTCCAAGCCGCGCACGGCTCAAGCGCCCAAGAGCGCCGCCAAGAAAACGCGCCGGAGCTGA
- a CDS encoding phosphoribosyltransferase — protein sequence MLTDDGKHLYVSWDEFHMLTERLALKVHNSGWEFDQILCLARGGMRPGDVLSRVFDKPLAIMSTSSYRAEAGTIQGRLDMAKYITMPKGELAGRVLLVDDLADSGVTLRAVVERLRGMPAIREVRSAVIWVKGVSSYLPDYYVEKLETSPWIHQPFEEYDSLRPEGLAKKYEV from the coding sequence ATGCTGACCGACGACGGCAAACATCTCTACGTCTCCTGGGACGAGTTCCACATGCTGACCGAGCGCCTGGCGCTCAAGGTGCACAACTCCGGCTGGGAGTTCGACCAGATCCTGTGCCTGGCGCGCGGTGGCATGCGTCCGGGTGACGTGCTCTCGCGCGTGTTCGACAAGCCGCTGGCGATCATGTCGACCAGCTCCTACCGCGCCGAGGCCGGCACCATCCAGGGCCGGCTGGACATGGCCAAGTACATCACGATGCCCAAGGGCGAGCTGGCTGGCCGCGTGCTGCTGGTCGACGACCTGGCCGATTCGGGCGTGACGCTGCGCGCGGTGGTCGAGCGCCTGCGCGGCATGCCGGCCATTCGCGAGGTGCGGTCCGCCGTGATCTGGGTGAAGGGGGTGTCGAGCTACCTGCCCGACTACTATGTCGAGAAGCTGGAGACCAGCCCCTGGATCCACCAGCCGTTCGAAGAATATGACTCGCTGCGCCCGGAAGGCCTGGCGAAGAAATACGAGGTCTGA
- a CDS encoding adenylosuccinate synthase, producing MTQQDRGRNVVVIGTQWGDEGKGKVVDWLTDHAQGVVRFQGGHNAGHTLVIKGKKTALQLIPSGIMRDGVGCYIGNGVVVDPAHLLLEIERLEAAGLEVRSRLFISESCPLILPFHVEIDKAREALRESSGAGKIGTTGKGIGPAYEDKVARRALRAQDLKHPERFAKKLRELLELHNFVLQGYLKSGPLEFQPIFDHAMQLAEQLKPMLADVGVRVAAINQEGGSVLFEGAQGTLLDIDHGTYPYVTSSNCVAGNAAAGSGVGPDKLHYILGITKAYTTRVGSGPFPTELPIDQEGSIGHHLSTVGQERGTVTGRARRCGWLDAAALKRSILINGVSGLCITKLDVLDGLSEIKACVGYELNGERIDILPLDADDIVACRPIYETFPGWTESTFGVTEWDRLPANARSYLQRVQELVGAPIDMVSTGPDRDHTILLRHPYKG from the coding sequence ATGACGCAGCAAGACCGTGGGCGCAACGTCGTCGTGATCGGCACCCAGTGGGGCGACGAAGGCAAGGGCAAGGTGGTGGACTGGCTGACCGACCATGCCCAGGGCGTGGTGCGCTTCCAGGGCGGCCACAATGCCGGCCACACGCTGGTGATCAAGGGCAAGAAGACGGCCCTGCAGCTGATTCCCTCGGGCATCATGCGCGACGGTGTCGGCTGCTACATCGGCAACGGGGTGGTGGTCGATCCGGCCCACCTGCTGCTGGAGATCGAGCGGCTGGAGGCGGCCGGGCTGGAGGTGCGTTCGCGCCTCTTCATCAGCGAGTCCTGCCCGCTGATCCTGCCCTTCCACGTCGAGATCGACAAGGCGCGCGAAGCGCTGCGCGAATCGAGCGGCGCCGGCAAGATCGGCACCACCGGCAAGGGCATCGGCCCGGCCTACGAGGACAAGGTGGCACGCCGCGCACTGCGTGCGCAGGACCTGAAGCACCCGGAGCGTTTCGCCAAGAAGCTGCGCGAGCTGCTGGAGCTGCACAACTTCGTGCTGCAGGGCTACCTGAAATCGGGCCCGCTCGAATTCCAGCCGATCTTCGACCACGCAATGCAGCTGGCCGAGCAACTCAAGCCCATGCTGGCCGACGTCGGCGTGCGCGTTGCGGCCATCAATCAGGAAGGCGGCAGCGTGCTGTTCGAAGGCGCGCAGGGCACGCTGCTGGACATCGACCACGGCACCTATCCCTACGTCACCTCCAGCAACTGCGTGGCGGGCAATGCGGCAGCCGGCTCCGGCGTGGGGCCGGACAAGCTGCACTACATCCTCGGCATCACCAAGGCCTACACCACCCGGGTGGGCAGCGGCCCGTTCCCGACCGAGTTGCCGATCGACCAGGAAGGCAGCATCGGCCACCACCTGTCCACCGTCGGCCAGGAGCGCGGCACCGTCACGGGCCGCGCCCGCCGCTGCGGCTGGCTGGATGCGGCCGCGCTCAAGCGCTCCATCCTGATCAACGGCGTGTCGGGCTTGTGCATCACCAAGCTCGACGTGCTGGACGGCCTCAGCGAGATCAAGGCCTGCGTCGGCTACGAACTGAACGGCGAGCGCATCGACATCCTGCCGCTGGACGCCGACGACATCGTGGCCTGCCGGCCGATCTACGAGACCTTCCCGGGCTGGACCGAGTCCACCTTCGGCGTGACCGAATGGGACCGGCTGCCGGCGAATGCGCGCAGCTACCTGCAGCGGGTACAGGAACTCGTCGGCGCGCCGATAGACATGGTGTCGACCGGCCCCGACCGCGACCACACCATCCTGCTGCGCCATCCCTACAAGGGCTGA
- a CDS encoding ATP phosphoribosyltransferase regulatory subunit: protein MSSAWLLPEHIADVLPSEARRIEELRRALLDVARGYGYELVMPPLLEYLESLLSGTGRELDLRTFKLVDQLSGRTMGVRADATPQVARIDAHLLNRHGVTRLCYCGPVLHTQPSGLHATREPLQFGAEIYGHGGLEADLEAQELALEGLHRLGIDSLFLDLADVRIVRALLQGVNAAPDVLDQVYACLAAKDTACLRELTAAFPSDSREGLLALTRLYGGDEVLAEAARILPTRPGIESALADLRWLVERVAHTHPQVRIGFDLADLSGYAYYSGTRFAIYAAGSADALVRGGRYDEVGAVFGRNRPAVGFSTDLKELVGPARVAGTRAAIRAPWGEDRRLRDAIRQLREQGEIVVCVLPGHEHQVQEFECDRELVSAAGSWVVQAL from the coding sequence ATGTCGTCTGCTTGGCTGCTGCCAGAGCACATTGCCGATGTCTTGCCTTCGGAGGCCAGGCGCATCGAGGAACTGCGCCGTGCGTTGCTCGACGTGGCGCGTGGCTATGGCTACGAGCTGGTCATGCCGCCGCTGCTGGAGTACCTGGAGTCGCTGCTCTCCGGCACCGGGCGCGAGCTGGACCTGCGCACCTTCAAGCTGGTCGACCAGCTCAGTGGCCGCACCATGGGTGTGCGGGCCGACGCCACGCCCCAGGTCGCCCGCATTGACGCCCACCTGCTCAACCGCCACGGTGTGACCCGCCTGTGCTATTGCGGGCCGGTGCTGCACACCCAGCCCTCAGGCCTGCATGCCACCCGCGAGCCGTTGCAATTCGGCGCTGAAATCTACGGCCACGGTGGCCTCGAAGCCGACCTGGAAGCCCAGGAACTGGCGCTGGAAGGCCTGCACCGCCTGGGCATCGACTCATTGTTCCTGGACCTGGCTGACGTGCGCATCGTGCGTGCGCTGCTGCAGGGCGTGAATGCCGCGCCGGACGTGCTGGACCAGGTGTATGCCTGTCTCGCCGCCAAGGACACCGCCTGTCTGCGCGAGCTGACCGCTGCCTTCCCCTCCGACAGCCGCGAGGGCCTGCTGGCACTGACCCGCCTGTATGGTGGCGACGAAGTGCTGGCCGAAGCCGCGCGCATCCTGCCGACCCGTCCCGGCATCGAGTCGGCGCTGGCCGACCTGCGCTGGCTGGTGGAGCGGGTGGCCCACACCCATCCGCAGGTGCGCATCGGCTTCGATCTGGCCGACCTGAGCGGCTATGCGTACTACAGCGGTACCCGCTTCGCCATCTATGCCGCCGGCAGTGCCGACGCGCTGGTGCGCGGTGGCCGCTATGACGAGGTGGGCGCGGTGTTCGGCCGCAACCGCCCCGCCGTTGGCTTCAGCACCGACTTGAAGGAGCTGGTCGGGCCGGCCCGTGTGGCTGGCACCCGGGCGGCGATCCGCGCGCCGTGGGGCGAGGATCGCCGCCTGCGCGACGCCATCCGCCAGCTGCGGGAGCAGGGCGAGATCGTCGTCTGCGTGCTGCCCGGGCACGAGCACCAGGTGCAGGAATTCGAGTGCGACCGGGAGCTGGTCTCGGCCGCAGGGAGCTGGGTCGTCCAGGCCCTGTGA
- a CDS encoding DUF2065 domain-containing protein: protein MTDALWVALALVLVFEGLLPLFSPITWRRVFEQALQLSNGQIRFLGLASFAAGLLLLWLLS from the coding sequence ATGACGGACGCCTTGTGGGTGGCGCTGGCCCTGGTCCTGGTCTTTGAAGGCCTGTTGCCCTTGTTCAGCCCCATCACCTGGCGTCGTGTCTTCGAGCAGGCCTTGCAGCTGAGCAATGGCCAGATCCGTTTTCTCGGCCTGGCCAGCTTCGCGGCCGGCCTGTTGTTGCTCTGGCTGCTGAGTTGA
- the hflC gene encoding protease modulator HflC, producing MNRIGLIVSTLLLLVVVAGSTLFVVDQRQFAVVYALGEIKEVITEPGLKIKMPPPFQNVVFLDRRIQTLDSPETRPIFTAEKKSLVIDWLVKWRIVDSRQFIRNNGVDMRHAETRLAPIVQAAFNEAVTKRTVREMLATDREEVMQEVRKNMAENAKSFGIEIVDVRTKRVDFSSNITDAVYRRMGSERKRVASELRSTGLAEGEQIRADAEKQRDIIIAEAYRDAQKVKGEGDAKAAAIYAAAFGQDPQFAQFYRSLEAYRQSFRGRSDVLVLDPASNDFFRAMRGSSGAAAAPRK from the coding sequence ATGAACCGTATTGGATTGATTGTTTCGACCCTGCTGCTGCTGGTGGTCGTGGCGGGCTCGACCCTGTTCGTGGTGGACCAGCGGCAGTTCGCCGTGGTGTATGCGCTGGGTGAGATCAAGGAGGTCATCACCGAGCCGGGCCTGAAGATCAAAATGCCGCCCCCGTTCCAGAACGTGGTCTTCCTGGACCGACGCATCCAGACCCTGGACAGCCCTGAGACGCGGCCCATCTTCACCGCCGAGAAGAAGAGCCTCGTGATCGACTGGCTGGTGAAATGGCGCATCGTCGATTCGCGCCAGTTCATCCGCAACAACGGCGTCGACATGCGCCACGCCGAAACTCGCCTGGCGCCCATCGTGCAGGCGGCCTTCAACGAGGCGGTGACCAAGCGCACCGTGCGCGAGATGCTGGCCACCGACCGCGAGGAGGTGATGCAGGAAGTGCGCAAGAACATGGCGGAAAACGCCAAGAGCTTCGGCATCGAGATTGTCGACGTGCGCACCAAGCGGGTGGACTTCTCGTCCAACATCACCGACGCCGTCTACCGTCGCATGGGCTCCGAGCGCAAGCGCGTGGCCAGCGAACTGCGCTCCACCGGCCTGGCTGAAGGTGAGCAGATCCGCGCCGACGCCGAGAAGCAGCGCGACATCATCATCGCCGAGGCCTACCGCGACGCGCAGAAGGTGAAGGGCGAGGGCGACGCCAAGGCCGCTGCCATCTATGCCGCGGCCTTTGGGCAGGATCCGCAGTTCGCCCAGTTCTACCGCAGCCTGGAGGCTTACCGGCAGAGCTTCCGCGGCCGCTCCGACGTGCTGGTGCTCGACCCGGCCAGCAACGATTTCTTCCGCGCCATGCGTGGCAGCAGCGGGGCAGCAGCAGCGCCCCGGAAGTGA
- the hflK gene encoding FtsH protease activity modulator HflK codes for MDPQSNEPTRNQGSGGGRNDGPPDLDEIWRDFNRRLSGMFGGKSGGPGPNGSGGSMPPGFRGASLSVLLIGGVAVLIWIMSGIFIVQEGHQAVVMSFGRYSHTTEAGFKWRLPYPFQSHEIVPVTQLRSVEVGNTAVTQQTGLRDSSMLTQDENIVDIRFAVQYRIKDVKQYVFENRRPDDAVVQAAESAVREIVGKSNMDSVLYERRDAIAADLVKSVQAQLDRLNAGIQISNVNVLGVQPPEQVQADFDDAFRAGADRERAKNDAQAYANEVIPKAKGTASRLREDAEAHRARVVAQAEGDADRFNSVLTEYAKAPGVTRDRLYLDTMTQIYANATKVLIDTRNNGNLLYLPLDKILQQQAGGAPAASAPAAAPALPATADPVPLPAPADTRSRDNQRSRERESR; via the coding sequence CTGGATCCGCAGAGCAACGAGCCCACCCGCAACCAGGGCTCGGGCGGCGGCCGCAATGACGGCCCGCCCGATCTCGACGAGATCTGGCGCGACTTCAACCGTCGCCTCAGCGGCATGTTCGGTGGCAAGTCAGGCGGCCCTGGCCCGAACGGTTCCGGCGGCTCCATGCCGCCCGGCTTTCGCGGTGCCAGCCTCAGCGTGCTGCTGATCGGCGGGGTGGCCGTCCTCATCTGGATCATGAGCGGCATCTTCATCGTGCAGGAAGGCCACCAGGCGGTGGTCATGTCCTTCGGCCGCTACAGCCACACGACGGAAGCCGGCTTCAAATGGCGCCTGCCCTATCCCTTCCAGTCGCACGAGATCGTGCCCGTCACGCAGCTGCGCTCGGTCGAGGTGGGCAACACCGCGGTGACCCAGCAGACCGGCCTGCGCGACTCCTCCATGCTGACCCAGGACGAGAACATCGTCGACATCCGCTTTGCGGTGCAGTACCGCATCAAGGACGTCAAGCAATACGTCTTCGAGAACCGCCGCCCGGACGACGCGGTGGTGCAGGCGGCCGAGTCGGCCGTGCGCGAGATCGTGGGCAAGAGCAACATGGACTCGGTGCTCTACGAGCGGCGTGACGCCATCGCGGCCGACCTGGTGAAGTCGGTGCAGGCTCAGCTGGACCGCCTGAACGCCGGCATCCAGATCTCCAACGTCAACGTGCTGGGCGTGCAGCCGCCGGAGCAGGTGCAGGCCGATTTCGACGATGCCTTCCGCGCTGGCGCGGACCGCGAACGGGCCAAGAACGATGCACAAGCCTATGCCAACGAGGTGATCCCCAAGGCCAAGGGCACCGCGTCGCGGCTGCGCGAGGACGCCGAGGCCCACCGCGCCCGCGTGGTCGCCCAGGCCGAGGGCGATGCCGACCGCTTCAACAGCGTGCTGACCGAATACGCCAAGGCGCCGGGTGTCACCCGCGACCGGCTCTACCTGGACACGATGACGCAGATCTACGCCAACGCCACCAAGGTGCTGATCGACACCCGCAACAACGGGAACCTGCTCTACCTGCCGCTCGACAAGATCCTGCAGCAGCAGGCGGGTGGCGCGCCGGCGGCCAGTGCGCCGGCTGCCGCACCGGCCCTGCCGGCCACCGCCGATCCGGTGCCTTTGCCCGCGCCGGCCGACACCCGTTCGCGCGACAACCAGCGCAGCCGTGAGCGTGAAAGCCGCTGA
- the hflX gene encoding GTPase HflX, protein MTSSPTATPTPTRTILVGVDLGAGAPFDPTLDELALLAESAGETPVARLTCKRKAPDAALFVGEGKADEIKLLVSAHQAGSVLFDQALSPAQQRNLERVLGVPVADRTTLILEIFARRAQSHEGKLQVELARLQYLSTRLVRRWSHLERQRGGVGHRGGPGEAQIELDRRMIGDRIKALKFQLEKVKRQRNTQRRSRERSGTFRVSLVGYTNAGKSTLFNALVKARAYAANQLFATLDTTTRQLYLAEAQRSVSLSDTVGFIRDLPHTLVEAFQATLQEANDADLLLHVVDAASPVWQEQIDEVQRVLREIGADGLPQLLVFNKLDALEGSQRPRATVDAYEFEPNRRALRVFVSALSGEGLDELRHMIAQAALGTLPAPDAMASAASASADTTEQSAGQDEKEVPAQNSASIARA, encoded by the coding sequence TTGACATCCTCCCCCACGGCGACACCCACTCCCACCCGCACGATCCTCGTCGGCGTGGACCTCGGCGCCGGCGCGCCTTTCGATCCCACCCTTGATGAACTGGCCTTGCTGGCGGAATCGGCCGGCGAGACACCCGTTGCACGCCTGACCTGCAAACGCAAGGCGCCCGACGCGGCGTTGTTCGTCGGCGAAGGCAAGGCCGACGAGATCAAGCTCCTCGTCAGCGCCCACCAGGCCGGCTCGGTGCTGTTCGACCAAGCCCTGTCACCGGCGCAGCAGCGCAACCTCGAGCGAGTGCTCGGCGTGCCGGTGGCCGATCGCACGACCCTGATCCTGGAGATCTTCGCGCGTCGCGCGCAGAGCCATGAGGGCAAGCTGCAGGTCGAGCTGGCCCGGCTGCAATACCTGTCGACGCGCCTGGTGCGGCGCTGGAGCCACCTGGAGCGCCAGCGCGGCGGCGTGGGGCACCGCGGTGGCCCGGGTGAAGCCCAGATCGAACTGGATCGCCGCATGATCGGCGACCGCATCAAGGCCCTGAAATTCCAGCTCGAGAAGGTCAAGCGGCAGCGCAACACGCAGCGTCGTTCGCGTGAGCGCAGCGGCACCTTCCGGGTCTCGCTGGTCGGCTACACCAATGCCGGCAAGTCCACGCTGTTCAACGCCCTGGTGAAGGCCCGCGCGTATGCGGCCAACCAGTTGTTCGCGACGCTGGACACCACCACCCGCCAGCTTTACCTGGCCGAAGCCCAGCGCTCGGTGTCGCTGTCCGACACGGTCGGCTTCATCCGCGACCTGCCGCACACGCTGGTCGAAGCGTTCCAGGCGACGCTGCAGGAGGCCAACGATGCCGACCTGCTGTTGCATGTGGTCGATGCGGCCAGCCCGGTGTGGCAGGAGCAGATCGACGAAGTGCAGCGGGTGCTGCGCGAGATCGGTGCCGACGGGCTGCCTCAGCTGCTTGTCTTCAACAAGCTCGACGCACTCGAAGGCTCGCAGCGGCCGCGTGCGACCGTCGATGCCTACGAGTTCGAGCCGAACCGGCGTGCGCTGCGGGTGTTTGTCAGCGCCCTCAGCGGCGAGGGACTCGACGAGTTGCGTCATATGATTGCCCAGGCCGCCTTGGGCACGCTGCCTGCACCGGACGCCATGGCGTCGGCAGCCAGCGCCTCAGCGGACACGACAGAACAGAGCGCAGGCCAGGACGAGAAGGAAGTGCCTGCGCAGAATTCCGCTTCAATTGCACGAGCATGA
- the hfq gene encoding RNA chaperone Hfq, with amino-acid sequence MSNKGQLLQDPFLNLLRKEHVPVSIYLVNGIKLQGHIESFDQYVVLLRNTVTQMVYKHAISTVVPGRAVNFHAGESTESN; translated from the coding sequence GTGAGCAATAAAGGGCAACTTCTACAAGACCCCTTTCTGAACCTGCTGCGCAAGGAACATGTGCCGGTCTCGATCTACCTCGTGAACGGCATCAAGCTGCAGGGCCACATCGAGTCTTTTGATCAGTATGTGGTGCTCTTGCGCAATACCGTGACCCAGATGGTTTACAAGCATGCCATCTCCACGGTGGTTCCCGGCCGGGCCGTGAACTTCCACGCCGGTGAATCGACCGAGTCCAACTGA
- the der gene encoding ribosome biogenesis GTPase Der, with amino-acid sequence MKPVIALVGRPNVGKSTLFNRMTKSRDAIVADFAGLTRDRHYGDGRLGDREFIVIDTGGFEPDSSTGIVKEMAKQTRQAVAEADAVIFVLDVRAGLSAQDQDIARYLRSVNKRVVLAVNKAEGMADSPLLAEFHELGMGEPMAVSAAHGQGIRSLIEAALEPFFFEDEEEAEAPDPGLVIKLAVAGRPNVGKSTLINTWLGEERLIAFDMPGTTRDAISVPFERDGQRFELIDTAGLRRKGKVFEAIEKFSVVKTLQAISEANVVVLLLDATQGVTDQDAHIAGYILDSGRAVVLALNKWDAVDDYQRQMLERSVAQRLAFLKFAPMINISALKRQGLGPLWKAIADAHASAFKKMSTPVLTRLVHEAVEHQAPKRAGMFRPKLRYAHQGGMNPPLIVVHGNSLEHITDAYKRYLEGRFREHFKLVGTPLRIELKSSRNPFTDKDS; translated from the coding sequence ATGAAACCTGTCATTGCCCTGGTCGGGCGACCCAACGTCGGCAAGTCGACGCTGTTCAACCGGATGACGAAGTCGCGCGACGCCATCGTGGCCGACTTCGCCGGCCTGACGCGCGACCGCCACTATGGCGACGGCCGGCTGGGCGACCGCGAGTTCATCGTGATCGACACGGGTGGCTTCGAGCCCGACTCGTCCACCGGCATCGTCAAGGAAATGGCCAAGCAGACGCGCCAGGCCGTCGCCGAGGCCGATGCCGTCATCTTCGTGCTCGATGTGCGGGCCGGCCTGTCGGCCCAGGACCAGGACATTGCCCGCTACCTGCGCTCGGTCAACAAGCGGGTGGTGCTGGCGGTCAACAAGGCCGAGGGCATGGCCGACTCGCCGCTGCTGGCCGAGTTCCACGAACTGGGCATGGGCGAGCCGATGGCCGTCTCGGCCGCGCATGGGCAGGGCATCCGCAGCCTGATCGAAGCCGCCCTGGAGCCGTTCTTCTTCGAGGACGAGGAAGAGGCCGAGGCGCCTGATCCCGGCCTCGTCATCAAGCTGGCGGTGGCCGGTCGGCCCAACGTCGGCAAGTCCACGCTCATCAACACCTGGCTGGGCGAGGAGCGGCTGATCGCCTTCGACATGCCGGGCACCACGCGCGATGCCATCAGCGTGCCCTTCGAGCGTGATGGCCAGCGCTTCGAGCTGATCGACACCGCCGGGCTACGGCGCAAGGGCAAGGTGTTCGAGGCGATCGAGAAGTTCTCGGTGGTCAAGACGCTGCAGGCCATCTCCGAAGCCAACGTGGTCGTGCTGCTGCTCGATGCCACGCAGGGCGTGACCGACCAGGATGCCCACATCGCCGGCTACATCCTCGACAGCGGCCGCGCGGTGGTGCTCGCGCTCAACAAGTGGGATGCGGTGGACGACTACCAGCGCCAGATGCTGGAGCGCTCGGTCGCGCAACGCCTGGCCTTCCTGAAGTTCGCGCCGATGATCAACATTTCGGCCCTCAAGCGGCAGGGCCTGGGCCCGCTGTGGAAGGCGATTGCCGACGCGCATGCCTCGGCCTTCAAGAAGATGTCGACCCCGGTGCTGACCCGCCTGGTGCACGAGGCGGTGGAGCACCAGGCGCCCAAGCGCGCCGGCATGTTCCGTCCCAAGCTGCGCTATGCGCACCAGGGCGGCATGAACCCACCCTTGATCGTGGTGCATGGCAACTCGCTGGAGCACATCACGGATGCCTACAAGCGCTACCTGGAAGGCCGCTTCCGCGAGCACTTCAAGCTGGTGGGCACCCCCTTGCGCATCGAGTTGAAATCGTCCCGCAACCCCTTCACAGATAAGGATTCGTAA